A part of Prolixibacteraceae bacterium genomic DNA contains:
- the metH gene encoding methionine synthase: protein MKATIDQLLRNRILILDGAMGTMIQRYNLDEESFRGDKLKNISQSIKGNNDILNITQPQVIQQIHTSFLLSGADIIETNTFNANRISQQDYDLEDYVREINISAVKVAKAAIADCGEQNKFVAGAIGPTNKTLSMSPDVNDPAYRAITYNELKDVYFEQAVALIEGGIDLFIVETIFDTLNAKAALHAIRYAQEYKNTTLPIIVSGTVTDASGRTLSGQNIEAFVTSLQHHPILAIGLNCSFGAEALLPYISELSKISSAPLIVYPNAGLPNELGEYDETPSEMRRQLMPFIDQELVNIVGGCCGTTPEHIHAISALCKNKPPHQPKRQKHILKLSGLETLTIDASTNFVNIGERTNVAGSRKFARLIREKKYEEALSIARNQVEGGAQIIDINLDDAMLDGVDEMTYFLNLMMTEPEIARLPIMVDSSKWEVIEAGLQCIQGKGIVNSISLKEGEEEFIQHATTIRYYGAAVVVMAFDEEGQATTYDRKIEICERAYNILVNQIGFPPEDIIFDPNILTIGTGMEEHDNYAMDFIQTVSWIKKNLPYAKVSGGVSNISFSFRGNNVVREAIHSAFLFHAIHAGMDMGIVNPSMLQIYDDIPKELLDKVEDLILNRHNNATENLITYAQTIQETGKSEIVKEVWREKPLAERLTYALVKGITDYIIEDLEEIADQYPSKLGIIEGPLMDGMNRVGDLFGSGKMFLPQVIKSARVMKKAVAWLTPFIQEEQAQQKQKKTSKPKVLLATVKGDVHDIGKNIVGVVLSCNNFDVIDLGVMVKAEDIISNAIKHQVDMIGLSGLITPSLDEMIHVVSELERKGLTFPVLIGGATTSKIHTAVKIAPHYSAPVIYTKDASQTVPVAKKIVANDKDLFADIRNEYEAVRTRYQNKSKKYISFEKANTRALSVDTKSQYTPNRIGITPLNDIKVATLFPYIDWSFFFHAWGLKGHFPSILEHPERGVEATKLYHDALEMLEQINSQQWIQPKAVVGIWPAINQGNHIDLLHPKNKNTENTFYFLRQQHDIGEDGINLSLADFVIKDTIDYIGAFAVTTGTGIDELCNKYKDDNDDYNAILLETLTDRLAEALAEYVHYKVRTEIWGYAPNESLSMKEIHQAKYQGIRPAIGYPACPEHSEKTTLFKQLEVEKHTGISLTDNFVMYPKASVSGLYFAHPESKYFSLGNIEKDQVEYYGKQKNLCLFDTEKFLSTNINYK, encoded by the coding sequence ATGAAGGCAACAATAGATCAGCTATTGCGGAATCGTATACTCATACTTGACGGAGCAATGGGAACTATGATTCAACGATACAACCTTGACGAAGAAAGTTTTAGAGGTGATAAGCTCAAAAATATATCTCAATCAATAAAAGGGAATAATGATATTCTCAACATAACACAACCTCAGGTAATACAACAAATCCACACCTCTTTCTTACTATCTGGTGCAGATATTATTGAGACCAATACATTCAATGCAAATCGTATTTCCCAACAAGATTACGATTTAGAGGATTATGTTCGTGAAATCAACATTTCTGCTGTAAAAGTTGCAAAAGCTGCCATTGCAGATTGTGGAGAGCAGAATAAATTTGTAGCTGGTGCAATAGGTCCAACGAACAAGACCTTATCTATGTCTCCCGATGTAAATGATCCGGCATATAGAGCTATCACTTATAATGAGCTAAAAGACGTATATTTTGAACAAGCGGTTGCACTAATTGAAGGTGGGATTGACCTATTTATTGTGGAGACTATTTTTGACACCTTAAATGCAAAAGCAGCATTACATGCCATAAGATATGCTCAGGAGTATAAAAATACGACACTTCCAATCATTGTCTCTGGAACTGTTACAGACGCTTCTGGTCGAACGTTATCAGGGCAAAACATAGAAGCCTTTGTAACATCATTGCAACATCACCCTATCCTTGCAATTGGCTTAAACTGTTCTTTTGGGGCAGAAGCACTGCTTCCCTATATCAGTGAACTTTCAAAAATATCATCTGCCCCCCTGATTGTTTATCCAAATGCAGGTCTTCCTAATGAGTTGGGAGAGTATGATGAAACACCTTCTGAAATGAGAAGGCAGTTGATGCCATTTATTGATCAAGAACTGGTCAATATTGTTGGAGGATGTTGTGGTACCACACCCGAACATATCCATGCGATTTCAGCTCTATGCAAAAACAAACCACCACATCAACCAAAGAGACAAAAGCATATTCTAAAACTATCAGGGCTTGAAACCCTTACCATTGATGCTTCTACGAACTTTGTGAATATTGGTGAGAGGACTAATGTGGCAGGGTCACGTAAATTTGCAAGACTTATCCGAGAAAAGAAATATGAGGAAGCATTATCTATTGCAAGAAACCAAGTGGAAGGGGGTGCACAAATTATCGATATTAACTTAGATGATGCGATGCTAGATGGAGTAGATGAAATGACATATTTCCTCAATTTAATGATGACAGAACCTGAGATTGCAAGGTTGCCTATCATGGTTGATTCCTCTAAGTGGGAAGTGATTGAGGCTGGTCTGCAATGCATTCAAGGAAAAGGTATTGTAAATTCTATTTCCTTAAAAGAGGGTGAAGAAGAGTTTATCCAGCATGCCACGACAATAAGATATTATGGTGCAGCTGTTGTGGTTATGGCATTTGATGAAGAGGGACAAGCAACCACCTATGATCGAAAAATTGAGATTTGCGAACGTGCCTATAACATTCTTGTAAACCAAATAGGGTTCCCTCCAGAGGATATCATTTTTGACCCTAATATCTTAACTATTGGTACAGGAATGGAAGAGCATGATAATTATGCAATGGACTTCATTCAAACAGTATCTTGGATTAAAAAGAATCTACCTTACGCAAAAGTAAGTGGAGGTGTCTCAAATATTTCTTTCTCTTTTAGAGGCAATAATGTTGTCAGAGAGGCTATTCATTCAGCTTTTCTTTTTCATGCCATTCATGCAGGAATGGATATGGGAATAGTCAACCCAAGTATGCTTCAAATCTACGATGACATACCCAAAGAGCTACTCGATAAAGTAGAAGATCTGATTCTGAATCGCCACAATAATGCGACTGAGAACCTTATTACCTATGCCCAAACCATTCAAGAAACAGGAAAGAGTGAAATTGTTAAAGAAGTTTGGAGAGAGAAGCCTTTAGCCGAAAGATTAACTTATGCTTTGGTAAAAGGAATCACCGACTATATAATCGAAGACTTAGAAGAAATTGCAGATCAATATCCTTCTAAGCTAGGAATCATCGAAGGTCCTTTAATGGATGGAATGAACAGAGTAGGTGATCTTTTTGGCTCTGGAAAAATGTTCTTACCACAGGTGATCAAATCTGCACGTGTGATGAAAAAAGCAGTAGCTTGGCTAACTCCTTTTATCCAAGAAGAACAAGCACAACAGAAACAGAAAAAGACCTCTAAGCCAAAAGTACTTCTTGCAACAGTAAAAGGAGATGTTCACGATATTGGTAAAAATATTGTAGGAGTTGTACTATCTTGTAATAATTTCGATGTCATCGACTTAGGTGTAATGGTTAAGGCCGAAGATATTATATCCAATGCCATTAAACATCAGGTAGATATGATTGGTCTGAGTGGGTTAATTACACCATCTTTAGATGAAATGATCCATGTAGTGTCTGAATTAGAACGTAAAGGACTTACATTTCCTGTCCTTATTGGTGGTGCTACCACTTCTAAAATACATACTGCAGTTAAGATTGCACCACACTATAGTGCACCTGTTATCTATACTAAAGATGCATCTCAAACAGTACCTGTAGCTAAAAAAATCGTCGCGAACGATAAAGATCTCTTTGCAGATATAAGAAATGAGTATGAAGCAGTAAGAACACGTTATCAAAATAAATCGAAGAAATATATCTCATTCGAAAAGGCTAACACAAGAGCCTTAAGCGTGGACACAAAGAGTCAATATACCCCCAATCGTATTGGTATAACACCATTAAACGATATCAAAGTAGCAACCCTCTTCCCATATATCGATTGGAGTTTCTTCTTTCACGCATGGGGATTAAAGGGACATTTTCCTTCAATTCTAGAACATCCTGAACGAGGGGTAGAGGCAACGAAACTTTATCACGATGCCCTTGAGATGCTGGAACAGATCAATAGTCAACAATGGATTCAACCGAAAGCAGTAGTTGGGATATGGCCCGCAATAAATCAAGGAAACCATATCGACCTTTTACATCCTAAAAATAAAAATACTGAGAATACCTTCTATTTCTTAAGACAACAGCACGATATAGGAGAAGATGGTATAAACTTAAGCTTAGCAGACTTCGTTATCAAGGATACCATTGATTATATCGGGGCTTTCGCTGTGACAACAGGAACAGGAATAGATGAACTCTGTAATAAATATAAAGACGATAATGATGACTATAACGCTATTTTACTAGAGACATTAACAGATAGACTAGCTGAAGCACTTGCTGAGTATGTACATTATAAAGTTCGTACTGAAATTTGGGGATATGCTCCCAATGAATCCCTCTCCATGAAAGAGATTCATCAAGCGAAGTATCAAGGAATTAGACCTGCTATTGGATATCCAGCATGTCCTGAACACTCTGAAAAGACAACTCTTTTCAAACAATTAGAAGTCGAGAAGCATACAGGTATAAGTCTAACGGATAATTTCGTAATGTACCCCAAAGCATCAGTCAGTGGCCTCTATTTTGCACATCCTGAATCAAAATATTTCTCACTAGGAAATATCGAGAAGGATCAAGTAGAATATTATGGAAAACAGAAGAATTTATGTTTATTTGATACGGAGAAATTTTTATCAACAAACATAAATTACAAATGA
- the metF gene encoding methylenetetrahydrofolate reductase [NAD(P)H] → MKVIEKINQSKKTLFSFELLPPLKGQDASKLYRTIEELMEFNPQYINLTTHRDEIEFKELSDGVFQKRTVRKRPGTVAIAAALQHKFNVPVVPHVLCAGYSKEETENMLLDLNFLGIKNILALRGDSLRTENLFKPQEDGHNYAVDLVKQIADIRNGKYLDPDLKNKTPLDFCIGVAGYPEKHFEAPNLNFDLENVKKKVDAGADYIVTQMFFDNKKYFEFVEKCRNIGINVPIIPGIKPLSKKIHFSLIPRIFSLDLPEELSKELQHCKSNDDALQVGTEWAIHQAKELIEKKVPSLHLYTYGLADNTKEILKTIF, encoded by the coding sequence ATGAAAGTAATAGAAAAGATAAATCAAAGTAAAAAAACACTATTCTCATTTGAACTCTTGCCTCCTTTAAAGGGGCAAGATGCATCTAAACTCTATCGAACTATCGAAGAGTTAATGGAATTCAATCCTCAGTATATTAATCTTACAACACATCGTGATGAGATAGAGTTCAAAGAGCTCTCAGATGGTGTGTTCCAAAAAAGGACCGTTCGTAAACGACCAGGCACAGTAGCCATCGCTGCTGCACTACAGCATAAATTCAATGTTCCCGTTGTTCCTCATGTACTATGTGCTGGCTACTCAAAAGAAGAAACAGAGAATATGCTTCTGGATCTCAACTTTCTTGGCATCAAAAACATACTCGCATTAAGAGGTGATAGTTTAAGAACAGAGAACCTATTTAAGCCACAAGAGGATGGACATAATTATGCTGTTGACCTCGTAAAACAGATTGCAGACATTCGAAATGGAAAATACTTAGACCCTGATCTAAAGAATAAAACGCCTCTTGATTTTTGTATTGGCGTAGCAGGTTATCCAGAAAAGCATTTTGAAGCACCAAACCTTAATTTCGATTTAGAAAATGTAAAGAAAAAAGTAGATGCAGGTGCTGATTACATTGTAACACAGATGTTTTTTGACAACAAGAAATATTTTGAATTTGTAGAAAAATGTAGAAATATAGGAATCAATGTACCTATTATTCCAGGAATAAAGCCTCTTTCTAAAAAGATTCACTTCTCTCTGATTCCACGTATTTTTAGTTTAGATCTTCCTGAAGAGCTTTCTAAAGAACTACAACACTGTAAATCAAACGATGATGCGTTACAAGTGGGTACGGAGTGGGCAATACATCAAGCCAAAGAATTGATTGAAAAGAAAGTTCCATCACTACACCTTTATACATATGGATTGGCTGATAATACCAAAGAGATACTTAAAACTATTTTCTAA
- a CDS encoding Mrp/NBP35 family ATP-binding protein: MAVTPKDITTILSQVSYPEQKENIVQMDMVQEIRIAGNRISFTLVFQRDNDPHIQTIGQACGEAIEKSLGEGYEIKITPKAMHRMETPVLPNVENILAISSGKGGVGKSTVASNLAVALAKQGKTVGLIDADIFGPSIPKMFGCEDARPVANVVDGRELIVPIERYGVKLLSIGFFVNKNEATVWRGPMASNALKQLIKEGDWGALDYLLIDLPPGTSDIHLSLVQTVAVTGAVIVTTPQDVALADVIKGVNMFTSKSIDVPVVGLVENMAWFTPEELPENKYYIFGKDGGKKTASELKIPFLGEIPIVQGIREGGDKGEPIAERDSSPIASAFQDVATNLIHQVSLRNKFRPETTKVKTERK, from the coding sequence ATGGCTGTTACACCTAAAGATATCACAACGATACTTTCTCAGGTTTCATATCCTGAACAAAAAGAGAATATCGTACAGATGGACATGGTTCAAGAAATACGAATTGCAGGAAACCGTATTTCTTTCACTCTTGTATTTCAAAGAGACAATGACCCTCATATCCAAACCATTGGTCAAGCTTGTGGAGAAGCAATAGAAAAATCATTAGGTGAAGGTTATGAGATTAAGATTACACCTAAGGCAATGCATCGCATGGAAACGCCAGTATTACCAAATGTAGAAAATATTCTTGCAATCTCTTCAGGTAAAGGTGGGGTGGGAAAATCTACGGTAGCATCAAACTTAGCAGTTGCTCTTGCCAAACAAGGAAAGACAGTTGGATTGATTGATGCAGATATTTTTGGCCCCTCTATCCCAAAAATGTTCGGATGTGAAGATGCACGTCCTGTTGCTAATGTCGTAGATGGAAGAGAGCTTATTGTTCCTATTGAAAGATATGGAGTCAAACTTCTTTCAATTGGCTTCTTTGTAAACAAAAATGAAGCGACAGTTTGGAGAGGGCCAATGGCTTCTAATGCTTTAAAGCAACTAATCAAAGAAGGAGATTGGGGTGCACTTGATTATCTTCTTATAGACCTTCCTCCAGGAACTTCAGATATACACCTATCATTAGTGCAAACCGTAGCTGTAACTGGTGCTGTCATCGTAACAACACCTCAGGATGTTGCTCTTGCTGATGTCATAAAAGGAGTAAATATGTTTACATCCAAATCTATTGATGTTCCTGTTGTGGGACTAGTTGAAAATATGGCTTGGTTCACACCTGAAGAACTTCCTGAAAATAAATATTACATCTTTGGTAAAGATGGAGGAAAAAAGACAGCCTCTGAACTTAAAATACCATTCCTAGGTGAAATTCCAATTGTACAAGGGATACGTGAAGGTGGAGATAAAGGAGAACCTATTGCAGAGAGAGATTCTTCACCTATTGCATCAGCATTCCAAGATGTTGCAACCAACTTAATTCATCAGGTATCTTTACGTAATAAATTTAGACCTGAAACTACGAAAGTAAAAACAGAGAGAAAGTAG
- a CDS encoding radical SAM protein produces MATFLFDKTIFGPIKSRRLGISLGVNLLPNDQKLCSFDCIYCECGWNPKERLTKPVIPTSDEVKELLEKQLLKMSDDGELPDVITFAGNGEPTLHPQFKKVIEDTIALRDKYCPKAKVAVLTNSTTSHRKDVVEALKMVDDNIMKLDGGTEEIIQAIDQPVGKFDIKETIEVLKQFNGDLIIQTLFMRGEFEGESVDNTSIEEVDAWIECVKEIHPRQVMIYSLDRDTPAQGLIKVEKDDLEKIATYSRTKLDDDILITVS; encoded by the coding sequence ATGGCAACTTTCCTGTTTGATAAGACTATTTTTGGTCCTATAAAGAGTCGTCGTTTAGGCATCTCTTTAGGGGTTAATTTGCTGCCAAATGATCAAAAACTTTGTTCGTTTGACTGTATCTATTGTGAGTGTGGATGGAACCCTAAAGAGAGGTTGACTAAACCTGTTATTCCTACCTCAGATGAGGTGAAAGAGCTTTTAGAGAAGCAACTTCTGAAAATGAGTGATGATGGAGAACTTCCTGATGTGATAACTTTTGCTGGAAATGGAGAGCCAACACTTCACCCTCAGTTTAAGAAAGTAATTGAAGATACGATAGCTTTAAGAGATAAATACTGTCCAAAAGCAAAAGTAGCTGTACTTACAAATAGTACTACAAGTCATCGTAAAGATGTTGTTGAAGCACTAAAGATGGTGGATGACAATATCATGAAACTTGATGGAGGTACTGAAGAGATTATACAGGCTATCGATCAGCCTGTAGGTAAATTCGATATCAAAGAGACTATTGAAGTATTAAAGCAATTCAATGGTGATCTAATTATTCAGACTCTATTCATGAGAGGTGAGTTTGAGGGAGAGTCTGTAGATAATACAAGTATAGAAGAGGTGGATGCTTGGATTGAATGTGTAAAAGAGATTCATCCCCGACAGGTAATGATATACTCTTTGGATCGAGATACTCCTGCTCAAGGATTGATCAAAGTAGAGAAAGATGATTTAGAGAAAATTGCAACTTATAGTAGAACAAAATTAGATGATGATATACTAATAACTGTTAGTTAG
- a CDS encoding amidohydrolase family protein: MRRLSAHFIFLGDGRILEKGVITCDDQGTIINIEDNKGQLREAANIEFYNGILMPGMVNAHCHLELSDTKGAIPRNTTLPGFIRHIINLERDSLSTRDAKARVADRVMFDAGISVIGDISNGIESFEVKRNSKILYHTFVEALGMDEQRASASFESVKMVYNEAIKKGLNASIVPHAPYSVSRLLMSKIDLFDKNSIISIHNQESASENQLFLSGDGNMAVHLSDNIGLNMKEFTPLNQTSIHYHGSLISDTHPLLLIHNTDMNSADIDFIVDKHGMKNLALVLCPKSNLYIENNLPDINMFMEKNMLLALGTDSLASNDTLSLVEEMKIIQNNFPNITLNSLIEMATINGAMALQQDETYGSIEVGKRPGIVHLKSVDLKNIRLTENSSSVRII; encoded by the coding sequence ATGAGACGATTATCGGCACACTTCATTTTCTTAGGAGATGGACGTATTTTGGAAAAAGGAGTCATTACATGTGATGATCAAGGTACTATTATAAATATTGAGGATAATAAGGGCCAATTGAGAGAGGCTGCTAACATTGAGTTTTATAATGGTATACTTATGCCTGGCATGGTAAATGCACATTGTCATCTTGAACTTTCAGATACAAAAGGAGCTATTCCTAGAAACACTACTTTACCTGGGTTTATACGGCACATAATTAACCTTGAACGTGATTCGTTGAGTACGAGAGATGCTAAAGCAAGAGTCGCAGATAGAGTTATGTTCGATGCTGGTATTTCTGTGATTGGAGATATCTCTAATGGGATTGAAAGCTTCGAGGTTAAGAGAAATAGTAAAATCTTATATCATACTTTTGTGGAGGCACTAGGGATGGATGAACAGAGAGCTTCTGCATCTTTTGAGTCTGTCAAGATGGTTTATAATGAAGCCATAAAAAAGGGACTAAACGCATCTATTGTTCCTCATGCCCCATATTCTGTATCAAGGTTACTGATGTCTAAAATAGATCTTTTTGATAAGAATTCAATTATAAGTATTCATAACCAAGAGTCTGCTTCAGAGAATCAGCTATTTCTTTCAGGAGATGGTAATATGGCTGTTCATTTAAGTGATAATATTGGTTTGAATATGAAGGAATTTACCCCTTTAAATCAAACAAGTATTCATTACCACGGTTCGTTAATTTCAGATACCCACCCTCTGCTTTTGATTCACAATACAGATATGAATTCAGCGGATATAGATTTTATTGTTGATAAACATGGTATGAAGAATCTGGCTTTGGTATTATGTCCTAAGTCGAATCTGTATATTGAGAACAACTTGCCAGATATCAACATGTTTATGGAGAAAAATATGTTATTGGCGTTAGGTACGGATAGCTTGGCATCGAACGATACGTTATCTTTGGTTGAAGAGATGAAGATTATTCAGAACAACTTTCCTAATATCACGTTAAATAGTTTGATTGAGATGGCTACAATTAATGGAGCTATGGCATTACAACAAGACGAAACTTATGGCTCGATAGAGGTTGGCAAACGACCTGGAATCGTTCATTTGAAATCTGTTGATCTTAAAAATATTAGATTGACAGAAAATAGTAGTAGTGTGAGAATTATTTGA
- a CDS encoding DUF4296 domain-containing protein — MHLKKSIIVALLISIMVSCKDKTPEGILSPKEMEDVLVDIHIANGLYNSKYDLKLNYDNFDDDLYLSVLKKHQVSDSTVVESMFYYSEQPELLNQIYSQVMNDLKVRNESIINKIKEMPDSVKNEIDMGIDEERELELTREVKQ; from the coding sequence ATGCATCTAAAGAAAAGTATTATTGTAGCGCTTCTGATATCCATAATGGTGTCTTGTAAGGATAAAACTCCTGAAGGAATTCTTTCTCCTAAAGAGATGGAAGATGTATTGGTTGATATTCATATCGCGAATGGCCTTTATAACTCTAAATATGATCTCAAGTTAAATTACGACAATTTTGATGACGATCTTTATTTATCTGTCCTCAAAAAGCATCAGGTGTCGGATTCAACTGTTGTTGAATCGATGTTCTATTATAGCGAGCAGCCAGAGCTTTTAAATCAAATATATAGTCAGGTGATGAACGATCTTAAGGTGAGAAATGAATCTATTATCAATAAGATCAAAGAGATGCCTGATTCGGTTAAGAATGAGATCGATATGGGAATTGATGAAGAGCGTGAATTGGAATTGACAAGGGAGGTTAAACAATGA
- a CDS encoding L-serine ammonia-lyase, iron-sulfur-dependent, subunit alpha has product MTQLFHMDKHYQHQILELLKSEVAPAMGCTEPIAVALAAAKATELLDCKPTHITIRVSRNILKNAMGVGIPGTGMRGIPIAAAMGAFGGNSEKKLEVLADATEEEVEAAKTFVKGQNVTVEQKETSEMLYIECLCQKGEQTATAIIKKEHTSFFELKVNGEVISIHAGDEADDHNPSDDDKMPPLTIKRILKFTISADIEELEFLKEAVEMNLAVSKEGLTHSYGLQVGKKVMENVEKGILSPGLINYAQSKTCAASDARMAGCTLPVMTTTGSGNQGITAMLPIVAVAERLMKSEEKMIRALALSNLVTIHIKSKLGKLSALCGAMVAGTGASAGITYLMGGNCKQIEAAIQNMAGGLTGMICDGAKLGCSLKISAAVNQAIQLALLAIDDVCIGDTDGIIDHDVEKTIANVAEIGSQGMVETDKMILEKMICK; this is encoded by the coding sequence ATGACTCAACTATTTCATATGGACAAGCATTATCAACATCAAATATTAGAGCTCCTTAAATCAGAGGTAGCACCAGCAATGGGATGTACTGAACCTATTGCAGTAGCCTTAGCTGCCGCAAAAGCAACAGAACTTCTTGATTGTAAACCAACTCACATCACGATAAGAGTTAGTCGAAATATTCTTAAGAATGCCATGGGGGTTGGTATTCCTGGAACAGGAATGAGAGGAATACCTATTGCAGCGGCAATGGGTGCATTTGGCGGAAACTCAGAAAAGAAACTAGAAGTACTTGCTGATGCCACAGAGGAAGAAGTGGAAGCGGCAAAAACATTCGTAAAAGGTCAAAATGTAACCGTAGAGCAGAAAGAGACATCTGAAATGCTATATATCGAATGCCTGTGCCAAAAGGGGGAGCAAACAGCAACTGCAATCATCAAAAAAGAACACACCTCTTTCTTCGAATTAAAAGTCAATGGAGAGGTTATTTCTATACATGCAGGAGATGAAGCAGACGATCACAACCCATCAGATGATGATAAGATGCCACCTCTTACCATAAAACGAATTCTCAAATTCACTATCTCTGCAGATATTGAAGAACTAGAGTTTCTTAAAGAAGCTGTAGAGATGAACTTGGCAGTATCTAAAGAAGGTTTAACACACAGCTATGGATTACAAGTTGGTAAAAAAGTCATGGAAAATGTAGAAAAAGGGATTCTATCTCCTGGTCTGATCAACTATGCACAAAGTAAAACATGCGCTGCTTCCGATGCGAGAATGGCAGGTTGTACATTGCCTGTAATGACCACTACTGGATCAGGAAACCAAGGAATTACTGCCATGTTACCCATAGTTGCAGTCGCTGAGCGACTGATGAAGAGCGAAGAGAAAATGATTCGAGCCTTAGCTCTAAGCAATCTGGTCACCATCCATATAAAATCGAAACTTGGCAAACTAAGTGCACTGTGTGGTGCCATGGTTGCTGGAACAGGAGCTAGTGCTGGTATCACCTATCTTATGGGTGGCAACTGTAAACAGATTGAGGCTGCCATCCAGAATATGGCAGGAGGATTAACAGGAATGATCTGCGATGGTGCGAAACTTGGCTGTTCTTTAAAAATATCGGCCGCAGTGAACCAAGCCATACAGCTAGCCTTACTTGCTATTGATGATGTTTGTATTGGAGATACAGATGGTATCATAGATCATGATGTAGAAAAAACTATCGCCAACGTAGCAGAGATTGGATCACAAGGAATGGTAGAGACAGATAAAATGATACTTGAGAAGATGATTTGTAAATAG
- the tsaB gene encoding tRNA (adenosine(37)-N6)-threonylcarbamoyltransferase complex dimerization subunit type 1 TsaB: MALILNIETATEICSVCLSKDGVVTHIKENKEGLNHANLLTVFIEDILKEADIKATDLDAVAVSSGPGSYTGLRIGVSAAKGICYGANIPLISISTLQAMANHAATSQEEKTNNTLYASLIDARRMEVFSAFYDIENNIQRQINADIIDEESYRDMLEQHPVVFVGNGVEKCKAALNHTNAIFAEEIKASSAYFAPIAEKKFQQQEFESVAYFEPFYLKDFVATQSKKNILGK, encoded by the coding sequence ATGGCATTGATTTTAAATATAGAAACTGCTACAGAGATTTGTTCTGTTTGTCTATCTAAAGATGGGGTGGTAACACACATCAAGGAGAACAAAGAGGGGCTTAACCATGCAAATCTACTAACAGTTTTCATCGAAGATATTTTAAAAGAAGCAGATATCAAGGCCACAGATCTTGATGCTGTTGCAGTTTCATCTGGACCAGGAAGCTATACTGGACTACGTATCGGTGTATCCGCTGCGAAAGGTATCTGTTATGGAGCGAATATTCCTTTGATATCCATTAGCACATTACAAGCAATGGCCAATCATGCAGCAACATCACAAGAAGAGAAAACAAACAACACTCTGTATGCTTCACTTATTGACGCGCGACGTATGGAAGTATTCTCTGCATTTTATGATATAGAGAACAACATCCAGCGACAAATCAATGCAGATATCATTGACGAGGAGAGCTATCGTGATATGCTTGAGCAGCATCCTGTTGTTTTTGTAGGAAATGGTGTTGAAAAATGCAAAGCAGCTTTAAATCATACCAATGCAATATTTGCAGAAGAGATTAAAGCATCGAGTGCTTATTTCGCACCTATAGCGGAGAAGAAATTTCAACAACAAGAGTTTGAATCTGTTGCTTACTTCGAACCATTCTACTTGAAAGATTTCGTGGCAACTCAGTCAAAAAAGAATATCTTAGGGAAATAA
- the efp gene encoding elongation factor P, whose protein sequence is MASTSDFKNGLCIEYNGQLFQIIQFQHVKPGKGAAFVRTKLKNVKTGRVIENTFNAGVKVNTVRVERRPYQFLYKDDMGFNFMHTETFEQVSIEDSFVNNPGLIKEGQIVEINFHAETETPLTLELPTYVEMLVTYAEPSEKGNTASSTALKRSNIETGAEIMVPLFINEGDTIKISTADGTYHERVKK, encoded by the coding sequence ATGGCATCTACTTCTGATTTTAAAAATGGCTTATGCATTGAGTACAATGGCCAACTTTTTCAGATCATACAATTTCAACACGTGAAACCAGGTAAAGGTGCAGCGTTTGTTAGAACAAAGCTTAAAAATGTCAAGACAGGTCGTGTAATCGAAAATACTTTCAATGCTGGTGTTAAAGTAAACACAGTGAGAGTAGAACGTCGTCCATACCAATTCTTATATAAAGATGACATGGGATTCAATTTCATGCATACAGAAACTTTCGAGCAAGTATCTATCGAAGACTCTTTTGTAAATAACCCAGGTCTTATTAAAGAGGGACAGATTGTGGAAATAAACTTCCATGCAGAAACAGAAACTCCCCTTACTCTTGAATTGCCTACTTATGTAGAAATGCTAGTGACTTATGCGGAACCTAGTGAAAAAGGAAATACGGCATCTTCTACTGCATTGAAGCGTTCAAATATTGAAACAGGTGCTGAGATTATGGTTCCTCTTTTCATTAACGAAGGAGATACTATCAAAATCAGTACTGCTGATGGAACTTACCATGAGCGTGTAAAGAA